Within the Bacillus sp. FSL K6-3431 genome, the region GTAGGAAATGAAAGTAATTGGCGTTTAGCGCATACAAAATCGGTTATTACAGCTGCCAATGAAGCGGGGATAAATTTGAAATATGAAAACGCAGATCAGGATCAAGACAAACAAATTGAATTTATTCGCTCATTTATTAAACAAGGTGTGGATGTCATCGCATTGTCGCCGAAAGTGGAAACTGGCTGGGATGACATACTTAAAGAAGCGAAACAAGCGGGGATCCCTGTCATTTTATCTGATCGGGAAATTCGTGTAGAAGATGACTCTTTATGGACTGCGTATATCGGATCCGATTTTGAGGAAGAAGGTAGACGTGCGGCTAGATGGTTAGTAAGCACTCATAAAGGTGAACAGAAAAAGGTAATTGAAATCCAGGGAACGGAACAATCGGCGCCTGCAGTAGGTCGAAATCAAGGTTTTATTGAGGTACTTGAACAGCATGTCGATTTTAAGATTATCGAAACTCTTAAAGGTGACTTTACATTTGATGCAGGAAGAAAATTGATGGAGAAATCGTTGCAGAAATACGGATCCGATATCGACGTAGTGTATGCGCATAATGATGATATGGCCCTAGGGGCTATAAAAGCAATTGAGAAATATGGTTTAAAACCAGGTGAGGATATTATTACTATATCAATAGATGCAACAAAAGATGCGTTTCGAGCTTTGAGTGCGGGAAAGTTAAATTTAGCTGTGGAATGTAATCCACTTTTAGGTCCCCAAATTATGAAGGCTGTGAAAGACATTATGATTGGAAAAGACATTCCCCTGAAATTCATTACTTCAGAAGGGGTTTTTACTCAAGAATCTGCGCAGAAAAATATGCCTAAACGAGAATATTAAGAGTTGCTTTATGTTTTGGGAATTTGTAGTTTTCTTACATAGGCTTGAAAAATATTGTAACTAAGACCGTCCAATAGGATGGTCTTTTTTGTTTTTTGCATATGTAACACAATTTTGTTGATAAAACGATTTTTAGTAAGTATTTACTCTTGCCGAAAAGTGCAAAAAAAATCTTTTTATTCTAAATACTTACTCGTCAATGTTACTTAAAATAAAACTATTACTTTAAAAGTCATCATAAAAAGATAAAGGGGTGTGTCAGACATGCAGGAAGAGATAGTTTTAACTGCACAAGGTATTAGTAAAGCATTTCCTGGTGTGCAGGCTTTGAATAATGTGAACTTCACTTTAAAGCGTGGGGAAATACATACGTTGATGGGTGAAAACGGTGCGGGAAAGTCAACGCTCATCAAAGTATTAACAGGTGTATATGGAGCAGATGAAGGGAGAATAGACTTAAATGGTTCACGTATTGAGCCGAAAACCCCTCAAGAGGCTCAAAAATTAGGAGTTAGCACAGTTTATCAAGAAGTTAATTTGTGCCCCAATTTATCTGTGGCTGAGAATATATATATAGGTAGAGAAATATTGAAAAAGGGGCGTATTAATTGGGGCGCCATTTATGAGCGATCATCACTGCTCCTAAAGCGGTTAAATTTAAATATCGATGTGAGAAAGCAATTATCTTTTTATTCTATTGCGATTCAACAGATGGTTGCAATAGCTAGAGCTGTTGATATCTCCAGTGGTGTATTAATACTCGATGAACCTACATCTAGTTTAGATAACAATGAAGTGGCCCAATTGTTTGCAGTAATGAGAAAACTGAAAAGTGAGGGCCTAGGAATTATATTTGTCTCTCATTTTCTAGATCAGGTATATGGCATTTCTGACACCATCACTGTGCTCCGTAATGGGGAATTAATTGGTGAGTACCCTATTCAGGAATTGCCAAGGAAACTATTGGTATCCAAAATGATTGGTCGGGACATAGTTGATCAAAACTATACAAATGTAAAAGCGAACAATATAAATGAACAAGGAATTTTCCTGAAAACAAATGACTTAGGTCGTAAAGGATCAATAGAATCAATGGATTTGACAATTCGAAAGGGGGAGATTATCGGATTGGCTGGACTTTTAGGTTCTGGTCGTTCCGAAACAGCAAAATTAATTTTTGGAATAGATAAGTCTGATCATGGATCAATGGAAATTGCTAGTGAATCATTCCAATCGATGCTACCAAAGAAGGCGATTAAAAAAGGGATTGGTTTCTGTCCAGAGGATCGTAAGGTTGAAGGTGTAGTGGGTGAGTTAAGCATTCGTGAGAATATAATTTTAGCGAAACAGGCTAGTAAAGGATTTTTCACTTATATTTCAATGAAGGAGCAAAAAAAGATTGCTCAAAAATATATTGATTTACTAAGAATTAAAACTCCTAATATGGAAGAAAGGATCGACAATTTAAGTGGTGGTAATCAACAAAAAGTTATTTTATCGAGATGGTTGGCTACAAATCCTAAATTATTAATCTTAGACGAACCGACTCGTGGAATTGATGTAGGTTCTAAATCAGAGATTAGGAAGCTAATTATGGATTTAGCGAATGAAGGGATAGCGATCTTGATAATATCAGCTGAGTTAGTAGAAATGGTGGAAATGTGTGATCGAATTACTGTATTACGAGATCGACAGCAAATTGGCGTAGTCTCCGGTGAAAGTATGACGGAAAAAAATATCATGGATATGATAGCGGAAGGGCCGGCATCGGCATGAATATCAAACGGAGAACGATAAATATTTTTAAGGATCCTATTATTTGGCCCATCCTTGCATTGGCTATTATTCTTGTCATTAACTTCTTTGCAATACCAGGCTTTTTTTTCATTGAAATTAAAAATGGTCGATTTTATGGAAGTCTTATCGATATTCTCAATCGTGGAACTCCCCTTATTATTATTGCTTTAGGTATGACTTTAGTAATTGCTAAAGAGGGAATTGATATTTCCGTGGGAGCGGTGCTTGCAATAGCGGGTGCGTCAGCTATTTATATGTTAGACTATTTTTCTGTATTTGTCGCAATTATTTTTGCATTACTTATCGGATTAGTTTGCGGTTTGTGGAATGGGGCATTAGTTGCGATTTTTGATATTCAACCGATGGTGGGAACATTGATACTTATGACAATTGGTCGAGGGATAGCACAATTAATAACGAATGGGCAAGTCACGACTACTAATAATGAAGTTTACGCAATTATTGGAAAAGGTTATTTTTTAGGCTTTCCGGTTCCTTTATTTATAGCTATCTTCATTCTAGCTATTTTAATCTACTTAAAGAAAAGAACGTCGCTTGGATTGTTTCTTGAAGCTGTTGGTGCAAATAAAAGAGCGAGTGAATTTGCAGGTATTCAACCAAAGTTAATTTATTTTATCGTTTATGGGATTTGCAGTTTATGTGCTGCGATTGCAGGGTTAATAATTAGTTCCAATCTTAATAGTGCAGATGCAAACAATGCTGGCTTATGGATTGAATTAGATGCTATTTTAGCGGTAGTAATCGGCGGGACCTCAATGCGCGGTGGTCGCTTTTATTTAGTAGGAACCGTTGTTGGTGCATTGTTTATTCAAACGATATCGACAACAATATATTCTACGGGTATTCCTCCGCAAACAATTATGGTTATTAAAGCAATCGTAGTAATTATCGTCTGTTTAATGCAATCTGAACAATTTAGGGCCATGTTCCAATTCCGCAAAGCAGCTGTAGTGAAAAGTAATCGTAAAAAGGCGGTGGAGCTGTGAATTTTAAATTTAAAAACCCATTCTCCAATTTCAAATTAGATCAAAATAACATCATTATTATCGCAACATTAAGTCTACTAATCTTGCTCTATACGATTGGTGCATTTCAGTTTAGAGGATTTTTATCTGTGCAAGTATTTTTTAACTTTTTTATTGATAATGCACATATCATGATTGTGGCTACTGGTTTGGCCTTTGTAATTATTACTGGAGGGATCGATTTATCTATAGCTTCAGTGATAGCGCTAATTAGTATGATCTCAGCTAGTTTACTACAACAAGGTATGAATCCGTATGTTGTAATGATGATTTGTTTAGTCATTGGCATCATTTTCGGTTCATTACAGGGATATCTCATTTATCGATTCAGGC harbors:
- a CDS encoding sugar ABC transporter ATP-binding protein — protein: MQEEIVLTAQGISKAFPGVQALNNVNFTLKRGEIHTLMGENGAGKSTLIKVLTGVYGADEGRIDLNGSRIEPKTPQEAQKLGVSTVYQEVNLCPNLSVAENIYIGREILKKGRINWGAIYERSSLLLKRLNLNIDVRKQLSFYSIAIQQMVAIARAVDISSGVLILDEPTSSLDNNEVAQLFAVMRKLKSEGLGIIFVSHFLDQVYGISDTITVLRNGELIGEYPIQELPRKLLVSKMIGRDIVDQNYTNVKANNINEQGIFLKTNDLGRKGSIESMDLTIRKGEIIGLAGLLGSGRSETAKLIFGIDKSDHGSMEIASESFQSMLPKKAIKKGIGFCPEDRKVEGVVGELSIRENIILAKQASKGFFTYISMKEQKKIAQKYIDLLRIKTPNMEERIDNLSGGNQQKVILSRWLATNPKLLILDEPTRGIDVGSKSEIRKLIMDLANEGIAILIISAELVEMVEMCDRITVLRDRQQIGVVSGESMTEKNIMDMIAEGPASA
- a CDS encoding ABC transporter permease, translated to MNIKRRTINIFKDPIIWPILALAIILVINFFAIPGFFFIEIKNGRFYGSLIDILNRGTPLIIIALGMTLVIAKEGIDISVGAVLAIAGASAIYMLDYFSVFVAIIFALLIGLVCGLWNGALVAIFDIQPMVGTLILMTIGRGIAQLITNGQVTTTNNEVYAIIGKGYFLGFPVPLFIAIFILAILIYLKKRTSLGLFLEAVGANKRASEFAGIQPKLIYFIVYGICSLCAAIAGLIISSNLNSADANNAGLWIELDAILAVVIGGTSMRGGRFYLVGTVVGALFIQTISTTIYSTGIPPQTIMVIKAIVVIIVCLMQSEQFRAMFQFRKAAVVKSNRKKAVEL